In the genome of Massilia sp. PAMC28688, one region contains:
- a CDS encoding DUF1840 domain-containing protein: MLITFTSKAAADVMMYTEHAKRILDLLHKDHHRGVITAAEAGQAIEVLEREIEESRLHAAAEDVERDVHAHHNENGDDADHEVIEAVTFSTRAYPLLEMLRAARAGGHDILWGV; encoded by the coding sequence ATGTTAATTACCTTCACATCCAAGGCCGCGGCAGACGTCATGATGTACACGGAACACGCCAAGCGTATTCTCGACCTGCTGCACAAGGATCACCATCGCGGTGTCATCACGGCGGCCGAAGCCGGCCAGGCCATTGAAGTGCTCGAACGTGAAATCGAAGAAAGCCGCCTGCACGCAGCGGCCGAAGACGTCGAGCGCGACGTGCACGCCCATCACAACGAGAACGGCGACGATGCCGACCACGAAGTGATCGAAGCGGTCACCTTTTCCACCCGCGCCTACCCGCTGCTGGAAATGCTGCGAGCGGCCAGGGCGGGCGGTCACGATATCCTGTGGGGTGTGTAA
- a CDS encoding penicillin acylase family protein, whose product MRSCGAALLACAAVSAAAQGIPVTGLQQPARILVDKWGVPHIYAASRSDAFFVQGFNAARDRLFQIDLWRRRGLGDLSSVLGPSYLAQDRAARLFLYRGSMKDEWAAYGPDALETSSRFVAGINAYIDHLGRNPHLLPFEFRQLGYQPARWQAADVVRIRSHGLTRNLTQEFARARVVCQAGLAADAVRAQLSPAWTTRVPAGLDPCLPADALDVFMRATDTVRFGAQRLAARTAIDDDTREGSNSWVLAPSRTATGRPMLASDPHRGYGIPSLRYIVHLNAPGMNIIGAGEPALPGVSIGHNGKVAFGLTIFSIDQEDLYVYQTNPANPGQYRYQGKWENFRAVREMVPVRGRPAQAVELRFTRHGPVIHQDGAAHRALAVRTAWTEPGTAPYFGSISYMEAKNFTQFRRAMENWGAPAENQVYADTAGNIGWVAGGLAPVRPQWDGLMPVPGDGRYEWQGFLDGAKLPHLLNPARGWFASANEMNLPVAFPYQVHKLGFEWPDSARARRISEVLSATPKATMEDMEKLQNDVLSLHARRLQALLRPLTSAERGTQAALRLLGAWNGEQHATSAAAALYEVWWSRHLGRAFREAVLTPSAARAVAHPHAAVLLDALEQPALRFGRGAARKRDRVLLTSLGEAWAEMESLQGPDPRTWQWGRLHFSLFTHPLAPLVSHAARAHLNVGPLPRGGGPFTVNVSTYHPASFWQTHGASFRMVLDVGNWDNSRAINTPGQSGDPASPHYRDLAASWAEGKYFPLLYSADAVKQAATQVIELTPAR is encoded by the coding sequence ATGCGCAGCTGCGGCGCGGCGCTGCTGGCCTGCGCCGCGGTTAGCGCTGCAGCCCAGGGCATCCCGGTAACGGGGCTGCAGCAGCCGGCACGCATCCTGGTCGACAAATGGGGCGTACCCCACATTTACGCCGCCAGCCGCAGTGACGCGTTCTTTGTGCAGGGCTTCAATGCCGCGCGTGATCGCCTGTTTCAGATTGACCTGTGGCGCCGCCGGGGGCTGGGCGACCTGTCGTCCGTCCTCGGGCCATCGTACCTGGCGCAGGACCGGGCCGCGCGCCTGTTCCTGTACCGCGGCAGCATGAAGGATGAGTGGGCTGCCTACGGACCTGACGCGCTGGAGACAAGCTCGCGATTCGTCGCCGGTATCAATGCCTACATTGACCATCTCGGGCGCAATCCGCACCTGCTGCCGTTTGAATTTCGCCAGCTCGGCTACCAGCCCGCCAGGTGGCAGGCTGCTGATGTGGTTCGCATCCGCAGCCACGGCCTCACGCGCAACCTGACCCAGGAATTTGCCCGCGCCCGCGTGGTCTGCCAGGCCGGCTTGGCCGCCGATGCGGTACGCGCACAGTTGTCGCCCGCCTGGACCACGCGCGTGCCCGCCGGCCTTGATCCCTGCCTGCCGGCCGACGCGCTGGACGTGTTCATGCGCGCCACCGACACCGTCCGTTTCGGCGCCCAGCGCCTGGCCGCCCGCACAGCTATCGATGACGACACGCGCGAGGGCAGCAACAGCTGGGTGCTGGCGCCCTCGCGCACCGCCACCGGGCGCCCGATGCTGGCCAGCGACCCGCATCGCGGCTACGGCATCCCCTCGCTGCGCTACATCGTCCACCTCAACGCGCCGGGCATGAATATCATCGGCGCCGGCGAGCCGGCGCTGCCTGGGGTGTCCATTGGCCACAACGGCAAGGTGGCTTTCGGCCTGACCATATTCAGCATCGACCAGGAAGACCTGTACGTCTACCAAACCAATCCCGCCAATCCCGGCCAGTACCGCTACCAGGGAAAGTGGGAAAATTTCAGGGCCGTGCGCGAAATGGTGCCGGTACGCGGCCGCCCTGCGCAAGCGGTGGAGCTGCGTTTCACCCGTCATGGGCCGGTCATCCACCAGGACGGCGCTGCACACCGGGCACTGGCCGTGCGCACTGCGTGGACCGAGCCGGGCACGGCGCCTTACTTTGGCAGCATCAGCTACATGGAGGCGAAGAACTTCACACAGTTCCGGCGCGCCATGGAAAACTGGGGTGCCCCGGCAGAAAACCAGGTCTATGCCGATACGGCCGGGAACATCGGCTGGGTGGCCGGCGGCCTGGCACCGGTACGCCCGCAGTGGGATGGCCTGATGCCGGTGCCCGGCGATGGCCGCTATGAGTGGCAGGGCTTTCTCGATGGTGCCAAGCTCCCGCACCTGCTCAACCCCGCGCGCGGGTGGTTCGCTTCCGCCAACGAGATGAACCTGCCGGTCGCGTTTCCCTACCAGGTGCACAAGCTGGGATTCGAGTGGCCGGACAGTGCCCGCGCGCGCCGCATCAGCGAGGTTCTTTCGGCCACGCCCAAGGCGACCATGGAGGACATGGAAAAGCTGCAGAACGATGTGCTGTCGCTGCATGCGCGGCGTCTGCAGGCCCTGCTCAGGCCATTGACGTCGGCGGAGCGCGGCACGCAAGCGGCGCTGCGTCTGCTCGGCGCCTGGAACGGCGAACAACATGCCACATCGGCCGCTGCGGCCCTGTATGAAGTGTGGTGGTCGCGCCACCTGGGCCGGGCATTTCGCGAGGCGGTCCTGACGCCGTCGGCCGCGCGGGCCGTGGCCCATCCCCACGCTGCGGTGCTGCTGGACGCGCTCGAGCAGCCTGCGCTGCGCTTTGGCCGCGGCGCCGCGCGCAAACGAGACCGCGTCCTGCTCACCAGCCTGGGCGAGGCCTGGGCCGAGATGGAGTCGCTGCAGGGGCCGGACCCGAGGACATGGCAGTGGGGCCGGCTGCATTTCAGCTTGTTCACCCATCCCCTGGCGCCGCTGGTCAGCCACGCGGCGCGCGCCCACCTGAATGTGGGGCCCCTGCCACGCGGCGGCGGGCCCTTTACGGTCAATGTCTCGACCTACCACCCTGCAAGCTTCTGGCAGACGCACGGCGCATCGTTCCGCATGGTGCTTGACGTGGGCAACTGGGATAACTCAAGGGCCATCAACACGCCCGGCCAGTCGGGCGATCCGGCAAGTCCGCACTATCGCGACCTTGCCGCCAGCTGGGCCGAAGGCAAATACTTCCCGCTGCTGTATTCGGCCGATGCGGTCAAGCAGGCAGCCACGCAGGTCATTGAACTGACGCCCGCCCGATAG
- a CDS encoding DUF418 domain-containing protein: MDQPQASATLAPIASSERIHALDVIRGFALMGIMFMNVEFFNRATGEIGSGMRPGESGADFWVSYFVQYFVVGKFWTIFSLLFGMGFAVMLIRAERAGRPFLVPYLRRIAALAVFGALHSIFLWSGDILFSYAVAATALLIVLYGKPKWIALAIAACTAGGFIPGFDALYGVAGGLAFFATAAWWLRGEQRVKRFGNQPAVGVVMAVAAGIALVAGVAMWFIPNSPPPARFALPLLGTVLSVAAYFTLRLHGDKAARPWRLGVGIYCFSFLMMTGVGAAQYYFPQKPPVVATKEGAKKAAEAAAEREKNLKKREQRIQGEIAVMSKGSYLDTVAWRAKRFAGHAPEEVGFATILIGMFLLGTWFVRSGIMERTQDHLPLFRKLALYGLPVGIGLGLLGSAIALHAVPGSRGTDGWQLAAGLRMLGNLPASLGYVSLIVLMLHSASPLNKVRLLAPFGRMALTNYLTQSLVASTFFFGYGFANWGMSRPGQMVFVAAVLLAQIVLSHVWLSRFRYGPVEWLWRAITYWQIPPMRLGPGGPMSAVASTA; this comes from the coding sequence ATGGATCAACCACAAGCAAGCGCAACGCTCGCGCCCATTGCGAGCAGTGAACGTATTCATGCACTCGATGTCATCCGGGGCTTTGCCCTGATGGGCATCATGTTCATGAATGTTGAATTTTTCAACCGCGCCACCGGTGAAATCGGCAGCGGGATGCGGCCCGGGGAAAGTGGCGCCGACTTCTGGGTCAGCTACTTCGTACAGTATTTCGTCGTTGGCAAATTCTGGACAATCTTCTCGCTGCTGTTCGGCATGGGCTTCGCGGTCATGCTGATTCGCGCCGAACGCGCAGGCCGTCCCTTCCTCGTGCCCTACCTGCGCCGCATTGCCGCGCTGGCGGTCTTTGGCGCACTCCACAGCATCTTCCTGTGGTCGGGCGATATCCTGTTCAGCTACGCCGTCGCCGCGACTGCCTTGCTGATCGTGCTGTACGGTAAGCCCAAGTGGATCGCGCTGGCGATTGCGGCCTGTACTGCTGGCGGCTTCATTCCTGGTTTTGACGCCCTGTATGGCGTGGCCGGCGGCCTGGCGTTTTTCGCGACCGCCGCCTGGTGGCTGCGCGGTGAGCAGCGCGTCAAGCGCTTTGGCAATCAGCCCGCAGTCGGCGTGGTGATGGCGGTGGCGGCCGGCATTGCGCTGGTGGCCGGCGTGGCCATGTGGTTCATTCCCAACTCCCCGCCGCCGGCACGATTCGCCCTTCCTCTGCTGGGCACGGTGCTGTCCGTGGCCGCCTACTTCACCCTGCGCTTGCATGGCGACAAGGCTGCGCGCCCGTGGCGCCTGGGCGTGGGCATTTATTGTTTTTCGTTCCTCATGATGACCGGTGTGGGCGCCGCCCAGTATTACTTCCCGCAAAAGCCGCCTGTCGTGGCGACCAAGGAAGGGGCCAAGAAAGCGGCGGAAGCAGCAGCCGAACGGGAGAAAAATCTCAAGAAGCGCGAACAAAGGATTCAAGGTGAAATTGCCGTGATGTCCAAGGGGAGCTACCTCGACACCGTCGCCTGGCGCGCCAAACGCTTTGCGGGCCACGCACCTGAGGAAGTCGGCTTCGCAACGATCCTGATCGGCATGTTCTTGCTGGGCACGTGGTTCGTCCGGTCCGGCATCATGGAACGTACCCAGGATCACTTGCCTCTGTTTAGAAAACTGGCACTGTACGGCCTGCCTGTGGGCATCGGCCTGGGCTTGCTCGGTTCCGCCATTGCCCTGCATGCCGTGCCAGGCTCGCGCGGGACGGACGGATGGCAACTGGCCGCCGGCCTGCGCATGCTGGGCAATCTGCCGGCGTCACTCGGTTACGTCAGCCTCATTGTCCTGATGCTGCACAGCGCATCGCCGCTGAACAAGGTGCGTCTGCTGGCGCCCTTTGGCCGCATGGCGCTGACCAATTACCTGACACAGTCGCTGGTAGCCTCCACGTTTTTCTTTGGCTACGGCTTTGCCAACTGGGGCATGTCGCGTCCAGGCCAAATGGTGTTTGTCGCTGCAGTCCTGCTGGCGCAGATTGTATTGAGCCATGTCTGGCTCTCGCGCTTCCGTTACGGACCGGTGGAATGGCTGTGGCGTGCGATCACCTACTGGCAGATTCCGCCCATGCGCCTTGGGCCGGGTGGTCCGATGTCCGCCGTGGCCAGCACCGCTTGA
- a CDS encoding TonB-dependent receptor — MKHSLRRNVIAAMVTSAGTPFIAAQSQPVDVVVITGSRIEHSSFDLPAAIDVVDAARINAAQMRVNASEALAAVPGLVAQNRQNYAQDLQISSRGFGARSAFGVRGVRLVADGIPASMPDGQGQAATFNLDAAERIEVLRGPFSAMYGNHAGGTVVLFTRDGKGRPSVDTTVSGGSYGTRKADILAQGESEGVGYVIDTSRFQTDGYRDHSAATRDQSFAKITVKPSPTSRMTVTASALVQDDTQDPLGVTWATYQRDRRAGETDANDTATPKRTLAERYNTRKSINHKQAGVSFDQHFGDDRLRYMIYGGNRQVIQYLSIPRFVQTAATQSGGVIDFDRDFHGADLNWLRKVPLAGGTLSTTIGIDYGYSHDDRQGYENFVGAQLGLLGRLRRDEANTVRSLDPYLQAEWQGGSWVLTAGLRHSRMSVGVADHYLANGDDSGEVNFRHTTPLLGILYKLTPTLNVYASAARGFEAPTLNELFYSGAGAGFNFGLRPAKSAHLEAGIKAYVGERSRVNAALFQVRTSDELVVDISGGGRTSYRNASKTLRQGAELSLDSNLAKGVSARLAMTVMRAVFDAPFADVVKDNRLPGVPKANLFGELAWNNTSDTLGAAIETVASSKIYVDDANDDTPAPGYAVLNARVQARQNMGRWRLKQFVRLNNLTGKQYVGSLIVGDGNRRYYEAAPGRNWLAGFSAQYTF; from the coding sequence ATGAAGCATTCGCTACGGCGCAACGTTATCGCTGCGATGGTCACATCAGCTGGCACACCCTTTATTGCGGCGCAGTCGCAGCCTGTTGATGTGGTCGTGATCACTGGCAGCCGCATCGAACACAGCAGCTTCGATCTGCCCGCCGCTATCGACGTGGTTGACGCCGCCCGCATCAACGCTGCCCAGATGCGGGTGAATGCCTCAGAAGCCCTGGCGGCAGTCCCTGGACTGGTTGCACAAAACCGTCAGAACTACGCCCAGGACCTGCAGATTTCATCACGCGGCTTCGGTGCCCGCTCCGCCTTTGGCGTGCGCGGCGTGCGACTGGTCGCAGATGGCATCCCGGCATCCATGCCCGATGGCCAAGGGCAGGCAGCCACTTTCAATCTGGATGCGGCAGAGCGCATCGAAGTGCTGCGCGGCCCGTTCTCCGCCATGTATGGCAATCACGCCGGGGGCACGGTCGTGTTGTTCACACGCGACGGCAAGGGCCGTCCCAGCGTGGACACCACGGTGTCCGGCGGCAGTTATGGCACGCGCAAGGCGGACATCCTGGCGCAGGGAGAATCCGAAGGTGTCGGCTACGTCATCGACACCTCGCGCTTTCAGACCGACGGCTACCGCGATCACAGCGCCGCAACACGCGACCAGTCATTCGCAAAGATCACGGTAAAGCCGTCGCCAACCAGCCGCATGACCGTTACCGCCAGCGCCCTGGTGCAGGACGACACCCAGGATCCGTTGGGCGTCACATGGGCCACGTACCAGCGCGACCGACGCGCCGGCGAGACCGACGCCAACGACACGGCCACACCAAAGCGCACGCTGGCCGAACGTTACAACACGCGCAAGAGCATCAATCACAAACAGGCCGGCGTTTCGTTCGACCAGCACTTTGGCGATGATCGACTGCGCTACATGATCTACGGCGGCAACCGGCAGGTAATCCAGTACCTGTCGATCCCGCGCTTCGTGCAGACAGCGGCCACCCAGTCCGGCGGCGTCATCGACTTTGACCGCGACTTCCATGGCGCGGACCTGAACTGGCTGCGCAAGGTGCCGCTCGCCGGCGGAACGCTCAGTACTACCATCGGCATCGATTATGGATACTCGCACGACGACCGGCAGGGTTACGAAAACTTCGTCGGCGCCCAACTGGGCCTCCTCGGCCGCCTGCGGCGCGACGAGGCTAATACGGTAAGGAGTCTCGATCCCTATTTGCAGGCCGAATGGCAAGGCGGTTCCTGGGTCCTGACGGCGGGCCTGCGTCACAGCCGCATGTCGGTCGGTGTGGCCGACCATTACCTGGCCAACGGCGACGACAGCGGCGAAGTGAACTTCCGCCACACGACGCCTCTGCTGGGAATCCTTTACAAGCTCACCCCCACGCTGAACGTCTACGCCAGCGCGGCGCGCGGCTTTGAAGCGCCCACCTTGAACGAACTATTCTATTCCGGCGCCGGCGCGGGCTTCAATTTCGGCCTGCGGCCGGCGAAGAGTGCACACCTTGAAGCGGGTATCAAAGCGTATGTGGGAGAGCGCAGCCGCGTCAACGCCGCCCTGTTTCAGGTCAGGACGAGCGACGAACTGGTGGTCGACATCTCCGGCGGCGGCCGCACCAGCTATCGCAATGCCAGCAAGACGCTGCGCCAGGGGGCAGAGCTTTCACTCGACAGCAACCTGGCCAAGGGTGTCAGCGCGCGCCTTGCCATGACGGTCATGCGCGCCGTGTTCGACGCGCCCTTTGCCGACGTAGTCAAAGACAATCGCTTGCCCGGTGTACCGAAAGCGAACCTGTTCGGCGAACTGGCATGGAACAACACCAGTGACACGCTGGGCGCTGCCATCGAGACTGTCGCCAGCAGCAAAATCTACGTTGACGACGCCAATGACGACACCCCGGCGCCGGGATACGCGGTCTTGAATGCGCGGGTGCAGGCCAGGCAGAACATGGGCCGCTGGCGCCTGAAGCAGTTCGTACGCCTGAACAACCTCACCGGCAAGCAGTATGTCGGCTCACTCATCGTGGGAGATGGTAACCGGCGCTATTACGAAGCGGCGCCCGGCCGCAACTGGCTCGCCGGCTTCAGCGCGCAGTACACCTTCTAG
- a CDS encoding DUF3482 domain-containing protein, whose translation MNDNPVTIQFALISHTNNGKTTLARTLVGMDVGEVRDAAHVTVLAESHTLLRTEQGDVLELWDTPGFGDSVRLLRRLAMAGNPIGWFLREVFDRYRDKPFWLSQQALRTAKESADVVLYLVNSSESPRDAGYLPAEMKILEWLGKPVVVLLNQLGRPRPAAEEQAEQARWQEHLDQYGIVRSVLAMDAFARCWVHERVFYEAIGKLLEPDSQAGYARLLAVWQANNQQRFAESMQASAELLAAAAGDRQSVAAGADPTFLQSAMKAVGLSGASQQKVNEKAMAELVERLNVQIGETTRRILKLYQLDPGDAPKINARLRDNFKVNAPVNKAQAGLLGAIVSGAATGLSADLAAGGLTFGAGALLGGIVGALTMAGAAWGFNTRTERNQTTVAFADEFLQTLLVATVLRYLAVAHFGRGRGNFVEGEAPAFWQTEVEAAVALHGAGLPALWQQLRQGDDKAVFQLEDVLTRVTSLTLAKLYPGVLL comes from the coding sequence ATGAACGACAATCCCGTCACCATTCAGTTTGCGCTGATCTCGCATACCAATAACGGCAAGACCACGCTGGCCCGCACGCTGGTGGGCATGGATGTGGGCGAGGTGCGCGACGCCGCCCACGTGACGGTGCTGGCCGAGTCGCACACACTGCTGCGCACGGAGCAGGGCGATGTGCTGGAACTGTGGGACACCCCGGGCTTTGGCGACTCGGTGCGGCTGTTGCGGCGCCTGGCCATGGCCGGCAACCCGATCGGCTGGTTCCTGCGCGAGGTCTTTGACCGCTATCGCGACAAGCCGTTCTGGCTCAGCCAGCAAGCCCTGCGCACGGCCAAGGAATCGGCCGATGTGGTGCTGTACCTGGTCAATTCGTCGGAGTCGCCGCGCGATGCCGGCTACCTGCCGGCGGAAATGAAGATCCTGGAGTGGCTCGGTAAGCCGGTCGTGGTCCTGCTCAATCAGCTGGGGCGACCGCGCCCGGCGGCCGAGGAACAAGCGGAGCAGGCGCGCTGGCAGGAGCACCTGGACCAGTATGGCATCGTGCGCAGCGTGCTGGCCATGGATGCGTTTGCCCGCTGCTGGGTGCATGAACGGGTGTTTTACGAAGCGATCGGCAAGCTGCTCGAGCCTGACAGCCAGGCCGGCTACGCACGGCTGCTGGCAGTATGGCAGGCCAATAACCAGCAGCGCTTCGCCGAGTCGATGCAGGCCAGCGCCGAGCTGCTGGCGGCAGCAGCGGGCGACAGGCAGTCGGTGGCAGCTGGCGCTGATCCAACGTTCCTGCAATCGGCCATGAAGGCGGTGGGCCTGTCCGGCGCCTCGCAGCAAAAGGTCAACGAGAAGGCGATGGCGGAGCTGGTGGAGCGTCTTAACGTGCAGATTGGCGAGACCACGCGGCGCATTCTCAAGTTGTACCAGCTCGACCCGGGTGACGCACCCAAGATCAATGCTCGGCTGCGTGACAATTTCAAGGTCAATGCGCCGGTCAACAAGGCACAGGCGGGATTGCTCGGTGCAATCGTGTCCGGTGCGGCCACGGGCCTGTCGGCCGACCTGGCGGCAGGAGGATTGACCTTCGGCGCCGGCGCTCTCCTTGGCGGCATCGTGGGTGCGCTGACGATGGCCGGTGCCGCATGGGGCTTCAATACCCGGACCGAGCGCAATCAGACCACCGTCGCCTTTGCCGACGAGTTCCTGCAGACGCTGCTGGTGGCCACCGTGCTGCGCTACCTGGCGGTGGCGCATTTCGGGCGCGGACGCGGCAACTTCGTGGAAGGGGAGGCCCCGGCTTTCTGGCAGACGGAAGTCGAAGCTGCGGTGGCGCTGCATGGTGCTGGACTGCCTGCCCTGTGGCAGCAGCTGCGCCAGGGGGATGACAAGGCAGTCTTCCAGCTCGAAGATGTGCTTACCCGGGTAACCAGCCTCACGCTGGCGAAGCTGTACCCGGGCGTGCTGCTGTAG
- a CDS encoding DUF2868 domain-containing protein, translating into MNEQVARDVVLVRAIETMDSKCEVLSEDDRMYASRSARELAQWQAAENKSEVTSEHFLQQRSEQILKRLRERTPALSTFLARRSGLHGLSLALPFVALLLGAGLDRISDPHRVDLLSAPLLAIIGWNLLVYVILLIWMFVPSRSTGWSRRVTSRGASLPRKLPHALSSGLAEFTAQWTALSAPLNRARMARAMHLAAAFFALGAMLSLYARGFLSEYRAGWESTFLDAGQVHQILSVMFAPALALFPLEGFTLDEIEALRFSQAQSPSGGARWVHLYGATLFLLVVLPRLVLAAVAHWKARRLASHFPLDLEQPYFRKLGGQAGVSVPAVLRVLPYSFTVDEARDRGLSEVATMLLGEQARVMLRPPSPYGEEAIESLKEVRLDDPDIAVTAVLFNLAATPEKENHGAFLDHLVRTSRRGVAALLDESSLAERSEPERLAERVAHWQQFCQYHKVPVTVVNLIHPQQRPVDQLPVSKAP; encoded by the coding sequence ATGAACGAACAGGTGGCAAGGGACGTGGTGCTGGTCCGGGCGATTGAAACCATGGACTCCAAATGCGAGGTGCTCAGCGAGGATGACCGCATGTACGCCAGCCGCAGTGCGCGCGAGCTGGCGCAGTGGCAGGCGGCCGAAAACAAGTCGGAGGTCACGTCGGAACACTTCCTGCAGCAGCGCTCCGAACAGATCCTCAAGCGGCTGCGCGAACGCACGCCGGCCCTGTCCACCTTCCTGGCGCGCCGCAGCGGCCTGCATGGTCTGTCGCTGGCGCTGCCGTTCGTGGCCTTGCTGCTGGGTGCCGGGCTTGACCGCATCAGCGATCCGCACCGGGTCGACCTCCTGTCCGCGCCGCTATTGGCCATCATCGGCTGGAATCTGCTGGTGTATGTCATTTTGCTGATCTGGATGTTCGTGCCATCGCGCTCCACGGGCTGGAGCCGCCGGGTGACGTCGCGCGGCGCTTCGCTGCCACGCAAGCTGCCGCATGCGCTGTCATCGGGTCTGGCCGAATTCACCGCGCAATGGACCGCACTCAGTGCCCCGCTTAATCGTGCGCGCATGGCCCGTGCCATGCACCTGGCGGCCGCCTTTTTTGCGCTGGGCGCCATGCTGTCGCTGTACGCGCGTGGCTTCTTGTCGGAGTACCGCGCAGGGTGGGAAAGCACGTTTCTGGACGCCGGCCAGGTACACCAGATCCTGTCGGTCATGTTTGCACCGGCCCTGGCGCTGTTCCCGCTCGAAGGCTTCACGCTCGATGAGATCGAGGCGCTGCGCTTCTCCCAGGCGCAGTCGCCGTCGGGTGGCGCGCGCTGGGTGCACTTGTACGGCGCCACGCTGTTCCTGCTGGTGGTGCTGCCGCGGCTGGTGCTGGCGGCCGTGGCCCACTGGAAGGCGCGCCGCCTCGCTTCGCACTTCCCGCTGGACCTGGAGCAGCCGTATTTCCGCAAGCTGGGCGGCCAGGCTGGCGTCAGCGTGCCGGCCGTGCTGCGCGTGCTGCCCTACAGCTTCACCGTGGACGAGGCGCGCGACCGCGGCCTTTCCGAGGTGGCCACCATGCTGCTTGGCGAGCAGGCGCGCGTGATGCTGCGGCCACCTTCGCCCTATGGCGAGGAAGCGATTGAATCGCTCAAGGAAGTGCGGCTGGACGATCCTGACATTGCCGTTACCGCCGTGCTGTTCAATCTTGCGGCCACGCCGGAAAAGGAAAATCACGGCGCTTTCCTCGATCATCTGGTGCGCACCAGCCGGCGCGGTGTGGCGGCCTTGCTCGATGAATCGTCGCTGGCCGAACGCAGCGAGCCGGAACGGCTGGCCGAGCGCGTGGCCCACTGGCAGCAGTTCTGCCAGTATCACAAGGTACCGGTCACCGTTGTCAATCTTATTCACCCGCAGCAGCGTCCCGTGGACCAGTTGCCCGTATCGAAGGCGCCATGA
- the cobT gene encoding nicotinate-nucleotide--dimethylbenzimidazole phosphoribosyltransferase, translating to MIFPDIAPIANPDLSGKLQHAIDVKTKPPGSLGTLETLAHQIGLIQQTVDVRIDSPAIIVFAADHGVTEEGISAFPQSVTWQMVENFLAGGAAINVFARQSGCALQVVDAGVNHDFGPRAGLGDRKVGKGTANFANGAAMTASECATALARGAELAQAVPGNVLGFGEMGIGNTTAAAALMHKLTGVPVADCVGAGTGLSREGVLHKQRVIEAAAARHAGVTEALDILATFGGFEIAMMAGAMLGAAAQRKIVLIDGFIVTSALLVAARLQPAILDYCVFSHCSDEHGHRRMLAELEAKPLLNLGLRLGEGTGCALAVPLLRAAVNFMREMATFESAQVSGKSE from the coding sequence ATGATATTTCCTGACATCGCGCCGATCGCCAACCCGGACCTGTCCGGCAAACTGCAGCACGCCATTGACGTCAAGACCAAGCCGCCCGGCAGCTTGGGGACCCTGGAAACGCTGGCGCACCAGATTGGCCTGATCCAGCAGACGGTCGACGTGCGTATTGATTCACCGGCAATCATCGTGTTCGCCGCCGACCACGGCGTGACCGAAGAAGGCATCTCCGCGTTCCCCCAGAGCGTGACCTGGCAAATGGTGGAGAACTTCCTGGCAGGGGGCGCGGCCATCAACGTCTTTGCGCGCCAGAGCGGCTGCGCGCTCCAGGTGGTGGACGCCGGCGTCAATCATGATTTCGGACCGCGCGCCGGCCTGGGCGACCGCAAGGTCGGCAAGGGCACGGCCAACTTCGCCAACGGTGCCGCCATGACGGCCTCCGAATGCGCCACAGCCCTGGCGCGCGGCGCGGAGCTGGCGCAAGCGGTACCCGGCAATGTGCTGGGATTTGGCGAAATGGGCATTGGTAATACCACTGCCGCCGCAGCGCTGATGCACAAGCTGACAGGCGTGCCGGTGGCTGACTGCGTGGGTGCCGGTACCGGCTTGTCGCGCGAGGGCGTGCTGCACAAGCAGCGCGTGATCGAGGCGGCTGCCGCACGTCACGCAGGCGTGACCGAAGCACTGGATATCCTGGCCACCTTTGGTGGCTTTGAAATCGCCATGATGGCCGGCGCCATGCTGGGCGCGGCCGCGCAGCGCAAGATTGTGCTCATCGACGGTTTTATCGTCACCAGCGCCCTGCTGGTGGCAGCCAGGCTGCAGCCGGCGATCCTGGACTATTGCGTGTTCTCGCACTGCTCGGATGAACACGGGCACCGCCGCATGCTGGCCGAACTGGAAGCGAAGCCCTTGCTCAATCTTGGCCTGCGCCTGGGCGAAGGCACCGGCTGCGCGCTGGCCGTGCCGCTGCTGCGGGCAGCGGTCAACTTCATGCGCGAAATGGCCACCTTCGAGTCGGCCCAGGTCAGCGGAAAATCGGAATAA